A genomic region of Eucalyptus grandis isolate ANBG69807.140 chromosome 5, ASM1654582v1, whole genome shotgun sequence contains the following coding sequences:
- the LOC104443936 gene encoding respiratory burst oxidase homolog protein A, producing MKGLAKHGRRWASDTVPGKSPASDSTSPAGTEASYGEELVEVTLDLQEDDTIVLRSVEPATAASALTIKIDDDDGGGGGGGGGSGAETPRAASSSAPSRSPAMRRSSSSRLRQFSQELKAEAVAKARQFSQELKAELRRFSWSHGHASRVLSASTSSAGQNAGGFDVALAARALRKQRAQLDRNRSGAQKALRGLRFISNSKTNCSIDAWNEIQASFDKLAKDGCLYRQDFAQCIGMKDSKEFALELFDALGRRRRMKVDRISKDELHEFWCQITDQSFDSRLQIFFDMVDKNEDGRITGEEVKEIIMLSASANRLSRLKEQAEEYAALIMEELDPEQLGYIELWQLETLLLQKDTYLNYSQALSYTSQALSQNLQGLRRRSRIRRLSTKCLYYLEENWRRIWVVTLWVMIMIGLFTWKFVQYKQKAAFQVMGYCLLTAKGAAETLKFNMALILLPVCRNTITWLRNTRVGLFIPFDDNINFHKTIAAAIVVGVILHVGDHLACDFVRLEHASKDVYHRYLEDDFGNPKPTYFDLVKGIEGVTGILMVILMLIAFTLATRWFRRSLVKLPKPFDRLTGFNAFWYSHHLFVLVYILLIIHGVFLYLVHHWYRKTTWMYLAVPVLLYAGERTLRFFRSGMYTVRLLKVAIYPGNVLTLKMSKPPQFKYKSGQYMFVQCPAVSPFEWHPFSITSAPGDDFLSVHIRQLGDWTQELKRVFAEACEPPVAGKSGLLRADETTKKSLPKLCIDGPYGAPAQDYKKYDVLLLVGLGIGATPFISILKDLINTIVKSEEQADSVTDVSRNSDLSIGSVESPGPNRVSPRRRKTLKTTNAYFYWVTREQGSFDWFKGVMNEVAEIDQRGVIEMHNYLTSVYEEGDARSALITMVQALNHAKNGIDIVSGTTVRTHFARPNWKKAFNKLCSKHSGARIGVFYCGAPVLAKELSKLCYEFNQKGPTKFDFHKEHF from the exons ATGAAGGGCCTCGCCAAGCACGGGCGCCGGTGGGCGTCCGACACCGTCCCCGGCAAGTCACCGGCCAGCGACAGCACTTCGCCGGCGGGTACGGAGGCCAGCTACGGCGAGGAGCTCGTGGAGGTGACCCTCGACCTGCAGGAGGACGACACGATCGTCCTCCGCAGCGTCGAGCCCGCCACGGCAGCCTCCGCGTTGACTATCAAgatcgacgacgacgacggcggcggcggcggcggcggcggcggcagcggggCCGAGACGCCCCGCGCGGCTTCCTCCTCGGCCCCGTCCCGGTCGCCGGCGATGCGCCGCAGCTCGTCGAGCCGGCTCCGGCAGTTCTCGCAGGAGCTGAAGGCGGAGGCGGTGGCCAAGGCGCGGCAGTTCTCGCAGGAGCTCAAGGCGGAGCTGCGGCGGTTCTCGTGGAGCCACGGCCACGCGTCCCGCGTGCTCTCAGCGTCCACGTCGTCCGCCGGCCAGAATGCCGGCGGCTTCGACGTGGCCCTGGCGGCCCGGGCCCTGCGGAAGCAGCGCGCGCAGCTCGACCGGAACCGCTCGGGCGCCCAAAAGGCCTTGCGCGGGCTGCGGTTCATCAGCAACAGCAAGACCAACTGCAGCATCGATGCATGGAACGAAATTCAGGCTAGCTTCGATAAGCTTGCCAAAGATGGTTGTCTCTATCGTCAAGATTTCGCACAATGCATAG GAATGAAAGATTCGAAGGAGTTTGCTTTGGAACTGTTCGATGCattggggaggaggaggagaatgaaGGTCGACAGGATCAGCAAAGACGAGCTCCACGAGTTCTGGTGTCAGATCACTGATCAGAGCTTCGATTCACGTCTCCAGATCTTCTTCGACAT GGTAGACAAGAACGAGGACGGAAGAATCACCggagaagaagtaaaagag ATCATAATGCTGAGCGCCTCGGCGAATCGATTATCGAGGTTGAAGGAGCAGGCGGAGGAGTACGCAGCTCTGATCATGGAAGAACTGGATCCGGAGCAGCTCGGCTACATCGAG CTATGGCAACTGGAGACGCTGCTGCTACAGAAGGATACGTACCTAAACTACAGCCAGGCGCTGAGCTACACGAGCCAAGCGCTGAGCCAAAACCTGCAGggcctgaggaggaggagccgcatcAGGAGACTGAGCACCAAGTGCCTGTACTATCTGGAAGAGAACTGGAGGAGGATTTGGGTGGTGACCTTGTGGGTCATGATCATGATCGGCCTCTTCACCTGGAAGTTCGTGCAGTACAAGCAGAAGGCCGCCTTCCAGGTCATGGGCTATTGCCTCCTCACGGCGAAGGGGGCCGCCGAGACGCTCAAGTTCAACATGGCCCTCATCCTGCTGCCGGTGTGCCGGAACACCATCACTTGGCTCCGCAACACGAGGGTCGGCCTCTTCATACCCTTCGACGACAACATCAACTTTCACAAG ACGATTGCTGCTGCTATTGTAGTTGGTGTCATCCTCCATGTGGGTGACCATCTTGCGTGCGATTTTGTGAGGCTTGAACATGCGTCTAAAGACGTCTATCATAGATACTTGGAGGATGATTTTGGTAATCCGAAGCCGACGTACTTTGATCTTGTCAAGGGGATTGAAGGTGTGACTGGGATCCTCATGGTGATCTTGATGTTAATAGCCTTCACATTGGCTACCCGATGGTTCCGCCGAAGCCTCGTCAAGTTACCGAAACCATTCGACCGGCTCACTGGTTTCAATGCATTTTGGTACTCACACCACCTGTTCGTGCTCGTCTATATCCTGCTCATCATTCACGGAGTCTTCCTTTACCTCGTTCACCACTGGTACCGCAAGACG ACGTGGATGTATCTTGCTGTTCCTGTATTGCTCTATGCCGGAGAAAGGACCCTGAGATTCTTCAGGTCTGGAATGTACACGGTCCGACTGCTGAAG GTTGCGATCTACCCAGGAAATGTCTTGACGTTAAAGATGTCGAAGCCTCCCCAATTTAAGTACAAAAGCGGGCAGTACATGTTTGTTCAGTGTCCTGCGGTTTCTCCATTCGAGTG GCACCCATTTTCGATAACCTCAGCTCCCGGTGACGACTTCCTCAGTGTTCACATCCGGCAACTTGGCGACTGGACGCAAGAGCTCAAAAGGGTGTTCGCCGAGGCTTGTGAGCCTCCTGTTGCAGGAAAGAGTGGCCTCCTCAGGGCTGATGAAACAACCAAGAAAAG TTTGCCGAAGCTCTGCATAGACGGCCCATATGGCGCTCCAGCACAAGACTACAAAAAATACGATGTGTTGCTGCTGGTTGGTCTCGGAATTGGGGCAACGCCTTTCATTAGTATCCTCAAAGATTTAATCAACACCATTGTCAAAAGCGAGGAGCAAGCA GACTCAGTCACAGATGTCAGTAGGAACTCGGATTTAAGCATCGGGAGCGTTGAGTCACCTGGCCCGAACCGGGTCTCCCCAAGGCGCAGGAAGACTCTGAAAACCACCAATGCGTACTTCTACTGGGTGACGAGAGAACAAGGGTCATTCGATTGGTTCAAGGGGGTCATGAATGAGGTCGCGGAGATTGACCAAAGG GGGGTGATTGAGATGCACAATTATTTGACCAGTGTGTACGAGGAAGGTGATGCAAGATCAGCTCTCATTACTATGGTCCAAGCTCTTAATCATGCCAAGAATGGGATAGACATTGTGTCTGGGACAACG GTAAGGACTCATTTTGCAAGACCCAACTGGAAAAAGGCTTTCAATAAACTATGCTCCAAGCACAGCGGTGCAAGAATAG GTGTTTTCTACTGTGGAGCGCCTGTTCTGGCCAAGGAGCTGAGCAAGCTCTGCTACGAATTCAACCAGAAAGGCCCCACCAAATTCGACTTCCACAAGGAGCATTTCTAA